ACAACGTTTTACATAATTATAGGGAAATAATTTACAATCTACTAAGAATCCTGGAAACATATGTATGATGTAACAAAGAACACTGACGGACCTAAAGCGATAATTACTCGTTACAAATTTTGGAAGATGTTTACTTCACCGTTTTCTCGTTTGCATTAGAAAAATctctataataaaatataagaaaacgTCGCATAGCCATAATAATACTAAAGGCTGTAAATCATGTAGCAGAGATTTAGTAATTCTTTGTACAACTGGCacgttttaaattatatttaggatatagattagaaattttaataCACGACGATTCTCATATTCTGCTTCCGAATtatctcctttctttcttccggTATATAAGGGTTCTTCAAAGGGTCTAAATTTAACCTAAAACAAACAAAATGAAAATAtgtgaataataaaaattaaaatattgcaaacgataaatgtaatattacataagaATTATCGACAAAATGataaaatgaattattaaacATCGAGACTGTGAAACATTTAATTTCGACATTTTTTCCGCATTTTTGCTACAACGAGAGATTCCTACGATTTATTTGGCGTTGATTGGCATTTGTCAGGATCATAGATTTTtggaaaatacaaaattttgcGGTATTCCATTAATTCCGTTTTAGAGGACAAGGACAGAGGATACTTCGACTACTCCTTTTTACAAAGATAACGCATCGAGGATACGAAAGAAGTGAAAATGGCAATCCTGCGAAGAATACGGCATTATACTCtttatactttttcaaatcagaATAAATTATAAGCAGTCAGTCAGTTCGACTAAGTCTCGCTTTAAGCTGTATTTTCCTTCGCTGAATGCTCAAGAATGGTCGATATTTCGATCTGTGCTCCTTTCACATTAAGGTAAATATCTGCAACGTTTACCAtcacaaatatatttattagaataaataTAAGATTATACCTATACAAAGCTGGCGCATCTGCACAATTCACGTTATACCACCAATCACAAGCAAACTCCCGTTGATTGAAAAGAGTTCCATTAGTACAGAGAAAAGATGCACCTTGATGACCTTCGCGACCATCGTGACAAATGTGATATGCCTAAAACGTAAGTAAAGTTTCTTAGCGTTTCTTGTATCATAGTGTAGTATATAATACAAACGTATCATTTGAGTTACCATATTACAAAGATAAAATATCATAAACTATTAGTTGGAATAGGCGAGGATGTACCATAGGCAAGATATGCCTAAGAGTTTTACACGTAAAATCTCataattctttttttaaatctaaCTATCCAATTATATTTCCTTTCTGATATCTACTAATATTTtacgcattttttaacacatgCACTGGTAATAGTAACTTTAGTTTGAACGAACAAAAGGACGATGTCACGTAtgatcgaaataaaataaaatattgggCTCAAcggaaatattacaatattcGTACCGTTTTTAGGGCCAAACTAAAAGATATGTTTCCTCCTTGAAGAGGAAAGAAATTTTAGTTGATTACATATAAGGCAAGGCTAAAAAGTGAATGCATAGCTAGATAGAAACGATAGAATTGCCTTCAGGGTAACTGTTGCAGGAACTACATATTGCGGTCAAAAGTGACTTTTAACAAGATACATCAGCGAATAAGAAgtacaaagaaaaaagaacaaatagataattgaaaaatttattagaTGATTTTAATCATCAATTTTACACATAAAAAACTCTTGAGACACACTGCACAATTATCCAATCCAgctaatatattatacaaattactTTTTTATTCATTGAAAACGTTCGTACGTATAAAACcttttatattatcaattatGATATACTAAAAAACCTAttcatatgtatgtacgtatgtatatgtgCATAGTAGATCATTTTAAATCCTCTAACTGATTCGAATCGATTTTATTATTCGCAAGATTTATACTTTGTACGGTTGATCgtcagactgcggatttttatgtgcACTTGGGCGAAACATAAAGGCAcaagaaatgtaaaaaatatattgaacgTAAAATATTTGCCATAATATCAGAGTGTGTAATAAATATGTACTTGGATCGCACTTTGTTAGTAAGTTCGTAAAAATGtgaaattgtataaattttttttcttttttttatttattagaatatttacaatcaattctcgttgagaattttcagtaacttcatttggcgtgatacaatgacatggtttataatagttttatattgttggttctagtaggatctaaggatttaatcgaaagggtattttctttttagtctgcggatctggtccgtcgtgtcaagtattatagttgggtgactaatgggttgtggtgtttgttgactcttgcgttatataacgcaaattgcataaatatccgcggtTTATTGATCACAGTACCACGACTTACAACTATATTAAATTTGGCTAAAATATCGATAAAACCATCTCTTCTATGATCTCTTCGCTAAAGAAAATTACTTTATTCCTTAGATATGCTTTTAGCAACGGTAATTATTCTATCTTACTTAAAGTCtccatacatatatacacagtATACAGAGTGTGTTACGTAACGCGAGTCACTTTTCTGCTACCTGCCGGCATGTGACAAGAAATGTTTTGTACTTTAAGCGTGTCGAGTATACATACGACGATGAAAAAAGATCCGAAAATCCTCTGTTTTTATAGCCGTCTACAATCTAACGAaaaaagacaatatatggtccTATTTGTTAACCAAGGTGACCCTGGCTTTGTTATGGAGGACCTATCGACCCCAGCGTTACGCGGACATTGTATACATAAtgcattatatatatgtgtatatatatatttcaatgaTCAATTGTAAAACGAttgatgaaattaaataaattacctGACAACCGGTTTCCACGTTCGCGTACATTCCTGGTACGAATGGAACGTGTGCGCAGGAAAAACTTGTCGGAGGTACGGTATGGTACAAAGGAAAGTCTACACCCGGAATACCAGGAATTTTGCTAAAATCTTGTTGGTTCTTTGGCTTTTCAAAAGCCTTCACGACAATTGGTCTGTCAAACTTTACCGTTGGTTGGAAATTTTGGTGTTCATTGTAATGATTGTAATCGAGATCTTCGACCACTATTCGATGCTAAACAGATATAACAGAATAACAGAATCTTCCTCatttatgtaataaaaatatacaataatatatacGACATGATATCAATGAAACTATGTATTAAAAatcatttatatgtatattgcaATGGTACTTTTATACATATGTAGAATATCTTTTTTCTATTTGATAAAACACGTGGTAATGTTTTGGCACAATTAGTAAATAGGATTAAAACAGAATTAATTTCTTCGATAAAATGTAGTTACATGATAGACGTTTGTATATGAATTCAGGACGTGTTTCCCGTcataaaattaatcgaaaacgaATCACCGATTGCTTTATGCATTTTTCGATAATGGTCCAAACatacaactatatttttattcacaactttttacttttaaatttGGTTTACTAAATTtggattatttataacatatacgaaaaatagacaaatatgaatatttttgtataaGACCCAAATTTCCACTGATAAAAGTTACTAAGTAAATTAACTCGCTATGCTTCTAAACAGATATTATTGTTTTAATACATAAATACGTACGATTGAAAATCTTTATAGTTATTTCTTAATGCTATGTACATGTTTGTCAAACAAAAAAATAATCGTTTGaatctttatcgaataattTGACTAAAAACATTTCAATTCGCCGGTAGTGTAAACAAGTAAAagataaaagaataatttttacCTGTAGAGAAGTGGTGTACGTTGTTACCAAAAGAATGGCCAACAGCAGTGTTGTAAAGTTGCAACAGATTCTTGACATGTCTGTACTGTACGTAATAATAAACGAAACTACTCCAGTTTTCAATGTGCGGTTCAGTTCGGACTCTCCAACTGCTCAAAAGATTATGTCACAGGTAGAGAGAGAAAGTCCTGCAGCACATAACTCGAGCAAGGACTATTCTGATTTTACATGTACACATAGCGTTTAATTGCTATACGAAATGCTGTTTTATGTAGACTTTCACAAATCCACTGTGCTGTTCTATTTTGACTTTCCATCGTGAATGAAGTATGAATAACGTTAGCCAAATCAAACAAGAGACCAAGAAGCATTTGTCAAACGCTTCAATATGGCCAGTATAAAAGCACACGTATAGTGTTTTATGAACGTATTCGAACATTCCTAAAAGTTTTCTATGTAtgatacaaaatattttgaaacttcAGCGGCACTGTAGCAAAACACGACTATCAAGTTCTTAGTACAATTTGGAATGgctctgaaaatgtatatgctagttgcaagatatttattggaagGAGATACTTTGCAAAGATTGCCAAAAACGATCGGTAATAAGCTACAATTTATAGTCGAACCATCTTGAACATTAATTGTACGTTTAAGACTGCTATCCATGCCGTATACTAATTTTGTATATATTCGCAACAAATGTCTCGTAACTCCTACGCTCATTTACGGATTGGTCCCAATTTTTCTATGGTAATCACGATAGTCGttcatataatgtatataatatattcatacaaATATTCAAGCAATCTAATCCTACGTGATTCGTAATAAACATCTTCTAGCAACGACGATATCTTCTAGATGACGATTAAATGGGTACTCAAGGCTTCAGATCAAACCAACTCCTAATGTTACATACGCTGTACTTAAAGCACCTCCGTCTCCCGGGGTTTATTTGTTAAATGAAACTATCCTGATTTCTTAGTAAGGGAAAAGAGACGTAAAATAGAGAAATGAAAATCAGCAGCTGATTACAAGTAGAGGaaggaaactaaaaattatagCAGATTTGTATGTTGTAATGAATAGAGAGGAACTTGCACTTCCTTCAAAGTGTTTCCTACAAGTGTTCATTTCTACAAATGCCAAAGATATCAATATCTACAGCTTGAAAACTAATTCTGCaatgattttatctttaaaTCAATAGGTGCGTGAAATAGTTTCTTTtaatgaataattaatttcaGTACTTATCAATTTTCTGCTTAAAGATTATTATTGTGGGAAGAATAGGAACATTTGATGTAATAACAACAGGGTAATCGAAGGATAGAAGATATGTCATACATGGCAGAGCAAAATTTCTGAATTATTTTATTCAGTAAAAATctaatatatacaaatataataagtATAAATTAAAATGATTCGACTCAGCACCGTCGCACATACCGCCTGCAAATGACATCGCGTACAAGGGTATTCTAAGGTGTACTCGTTTGCGCCATAAAAATGTAtcaacgatatatatatatgtgtgtgtgtgtgtatttacTTTTCAAGAGCTTTGATACAATTTGACCGTTCGTCTTGATCAACGctacgtataaaatttacatttcaaGAGTTCAACTTAATTGTTAACGAATTTTAAACAGTGAATAATACGTCAGGAAAAATTCAAGATACATTCATTCGTTTTAATCATGCTCGAAGCAATTGCATATGCATAAGACTGGAAAAGACACCGAAAACAGAATATAGATTGAGAAACGCGAAGAACTGTTCACGCTGCATCTAGAAATGAAGTTATCGCTACGTTTTAAATTTAATCTTACGGTTCTTATTTCGAACTGTTTATCAATTAATATATTTCACTGGGTTGGCGAAAAAGTTTCCTCGCTTTTGTCAGTAGGTGACATTAACGTTGCTTTAAGTATCAACACCTAGTTGCGTTTTAGCAAATGCATACATAACTTAAAAGCTTACATATTAATACGtactataaaaaaaaagtaTTGTTTCTTGATAAAAGTAAATTCGACGAATAATTTCAATACTATCCAATTACGACTCAAGTTTATAGCTTTCACTACGTTATAAAATCAAAGACGAAAGATAAACTGTAAGAACAGTATTTAAACTACATGCCGCATTATCCTGGACTTACAACGCAACGACAAGGAAAAGCCACGTTTCAACGAAATTATTCTTCGTGTTTGAGCGGAGGTTGTCTCGTGCCGAAAGCCGGTTCGAGAGGTACCAAGTAAGTTACTTTCTCGCTTAAATCGCCTTCCTTCTCACTATGCTTTAGTATCGGCCTATTTTTTCTAACAAGCTTGCGTGGACGTTGAATCACCTCTTCATAGGTGACGTATTCAGACCTTGCAAGAGGAGCTTTTTGTTTCTTCGTATAATACGGGTTATTATCCGCAGATGTATTGTCGGTTGCGTAAATTTGTTGAATAGTTTTGCCAGGCTGCGTCACAGGAGTAACGGTGTATCCTGCGTTAATCAATGCCGACAAGTCTTCTTCCGTCAAAGCACGTGCCTTGGCTGCGGATGACGGATGAACAGCGATTTGATCCGGCTGGGCGGTTACTTCTTCGATGGTTACCGACTTAATCGGTGACTTTTTTAGCAAACCCGATTCCGATACGTAAACCGACTGGGAAGACGAAGGGAGCTTCAACTTATGGGTTTGCCGTGGTTGCGTAATAACAGGTTGCACGTGGGCCGACGCTGCTTCGATAACGGGACTCGCGTCATCGGATTTTGGAACTGATCTAGGAACGTAAGAAGAACCGGATGTTTGGTATTTTTGCAACTGATCATTGGTAAAATAACTGTTGTGAAGGAAAGGAAGGGCGGTAGTGGTTGAAAGAGTATAATGATACACGGATGAGTCTGGATCAACTTTCTTTCCTTGCACTTGGCCCTTGGAGATCGCCAAAATTTCGCCTTTAACCTGATTCCGAGCTTGAAGTTGGGACTTGTAAAGAGCCTCGGCTTGGGCTTGCGCTATAGCCTGAGCGCGCGCTTGATTCTTCTCGAAATTCAGAGCATAATTATGAACCTCTTCCTGCACCTTCAGATGAGCTTGCTGCTGAGCTTCGAGTTTGCGAATAGCGTCAGCGTGTGCCTTGAATTCTTGCGCTTGCTGCAATTTCCTTGCCTCGGCTGCCTCTGCGGCTATCTGGGCTTTCAGCTTCGCCCTATAAGCAGCCTCTGCGCCTTTTGGATGCAACTGTTCTTGCAAGTGACTACGTCCGGCATCGCTCACTTGGGCACCTTGTTGAATCTGTTCTAGAGCAGACTGTTGCCTGTAACGTTCGTTCGTGAGCCTCATATGCGCCAACGCATCTTGGTGATGCTTTTTGTACGCAGCTTGCGCGATTTTCTGGAAAGACAACGCTTGTGCCTCCGCCTGAGCTTGAGCTTGAGCTTGGGCCTGTTCAAGGGCTTTCCGATACGAATCGTCATCGATATAATCGTATTGTGGCGACTGATTGTAAGCTTCGGCAGGCTGAGCTGCTTGATAGTGAGCAGGCTCTTCAACCGATTGATAAGCAGGTGCCGGTTGTGGCTGCGGTTGTGGTTGTGGCCGTGGTTGATGATATCGCGGTGGAGAAGTTTCAATATGGTACTGCTCGGGCAATTGAGCTGCTGCCACGGTTGGTTTCGCGTATTGAGCCGGATAGCTTACTAATTGCTGGGAATATGCGGATGTGCTTCCCTTAGGTTGCGTTGGAAGAAGTTTAAATTCTTGGGCTTGATTAGCCGAGACTAGTTGCAGTAATTCTTGCTCGAACGTTCCCAATTTTGGTTGGGCATAGGATGTTTGATATACCGGAACGTCGGAAGCTTTCGATCCTAAACGGGCCGTGCGAATGGCGTCTGTGCGAGTTTGAGCATCGACTTGAGCTTGGATGTCCGCAGTTATTTCGGCTTGAGCTAGAGCCTGAGGGTGAAGTTGAGGACGAGGACGAGGCGGCACTACCGTTGGCTTTCGGTAGTTGTAATAAGCTTGTTGCAACGCTTGCTGTTGTTTCGCGTACGCTGGCTGCACTCTTCGTGGAGGCGGTGGCGCTTGGTGTTGCGGCCCTTCCTGCGCGTATTGTTGTAGTACAGATAAATACTCCGGTGGTAGCTAAAAATTCACACATTTTCCCATGTAATCGTCGTTAATAGAAGATTCGATAGCTCAATTGCGctttattgaagtttaaaatgCCGAGTAAAAACAAAATACGTATATCTTCGATATTAAAATGCTaccttataattataattatctaATAATTCAAAAATCATATTCCGGATTAAACGAATCAAACGATCATGAGTATAAATTTTTCataggaaaataaaattaattaattacaataaGAACAACGAAAGAGATAGCATCGTGCGAATAACTTGAAAATACTAAGTATCAGGATACCTTGATCGATTTGTGGTGATAGTATATGAATTCTGTCAAGGTAAAGATACATAAAAACTATTATATTTGCTATTTAAACATCACTGACTACTACTAACATCGAAGAGTTGTCTATCAGTTTAAAAGACGCTTCTCAATCTGATACCTAGtttgaagaattaaaaaatctGAAGATAACGAGTTTGCCAAGCAAcagaataattttataaatttataatatttacaatctATTTATAATCTGTTAAAAGAGTTTGGATAACAGTTGCAAAAAAGATTTGATAAACAGATGATTTCTATGTACTAGAAAGCAAGTAATCGATGAATCAttttaagttgaaaatcgaCACTGACATATCGCTGAAAATACTTCTATGAATGAAACAGATGATGACTGTAGATGAGTCGATAACCCATAGGAGCGTGAAGATTCATTCAACGTAACTTATCGCGGCAATGGCATACAAGGCCATGCAACGTGCATAGAGCGTGTCTACCGGCTGCAAGACTTACAGACGGATATACTCTCGATCGTTGGGTGTGGTATTACCGGTTTTGTCTGGTCGGACCGATTAGAAGGTAAAAGTTATGCAAGAGAGCATGATCGCGTTTAGCACGACGAAACGATCGTGAGCGAGTGTAGGTGTCGAGGAGATTTAAAATTCCCTCCTGAACTAAGACGTTATACATCGATGATTCATTTTCTTCGTTTCCACTTCCTCGtacttttcttttatctttccaTTAAGAAAATGTAATATGAATCTCATTCTGCTGCACCCGTGATTATACTTTTCAAGTTTTACAGTTTTTCGCTTATTGTTTCATATCAAATAGTTGAAAATTTCCCTACTTGCGCGAAACCTGCTTAATGTTCCAGTTAGCCCCTATCACGaaggataaaaataaatatgaatttgaatTTTGTTACACGTTATTATAGAATTAGCGACTATGAAGTATACACtttacgtgtaatttatttaattattaagttACATCAGAATCGATTTCATTCGCAAAATAACGTAGAAAACCTTGGCAATAGTCCTCAATTAATGGCTACACGGATTTACAAGTTCGTGCAAACATATGGTcacaaacaaatattttaaagttACCATATCTGTAATGATCTTTCCAGCAACTGGATGATTCTACGCGTCCAGGATACGCGGCTGATTTAACAAAGGACGAAAAGGACAGTCGCTAGTGACGACATTAATGGAATTAGATCGATTGCAATTGTTGGTTGCAACACAATATATCTAGTTCGTGAAGGCGGACCCACCGTTCTAATGGAAAAGAAAAATGTGTACTGTCCGTGCCTATACACTGTGTAGCCGCTCACCACGTTCGTCGGTGATTGGCGGCCAATAGTCACGGTTGACCGAGAGCAATGATGTTGCCTGTTTCCAGGAACATTTATTCTTTTAGGATAACAAAGACAGACACGTCGGTATTATTTAATGCGATTGTTCACGAGGTGAAATTCTTCAATGGATTTACTATATTTCAACATTCGCACGCTATAGGTGCTTCCATTTCCCTTCTACTTCttcttaatatatttttacgctcgttcgtaaaaagaTTTAGCAAAATATCAAGGATAGTCTTTCGCGTAACACTCGGCCAGTGTCCTTAACTGGCATACTATGCATAGATATACCTGGCATAATTAAATAAGTAGGCATGAAACATTGGAAGTAATACCTCGTAATTCGTAATACTTCGTGAAACACTACTTAAAGCATGAATTATGAAATGGTCAATCGCTACCTCTTGCGTATCATCGGCTGATTGAAGAATGTACTGATTGGCTGGAGCACCATATTCGGCAGTGGCTGTAATCGGCGATCTCTTCACAGGCTCCTTGACATCGATTTCCAACATGACAATGTCGCCTGCATTGTCAGAGGAGGTTTTCGCTTTTTCAGCTGTGTTCGAAATCGCCTCCTCGGCCCCGGAAACCGTTAAAAGACCTATCAAAAAGCAATGAATTGCAGTTTCTAAATAACGAAATAAGAATCTTGTTTTAGCAGGTACAGTACCGTGCAAAATTCTTGGACCACACGTTGGACCAAAAGAAACTGTTTTGTcgctttattatttaattaattaacataGTGCTGCATGCTTTTGTCTCGTACACGATCTAATGGTTAGTTTTTCGATAACTTCCtagatttattttaaaaaactaAGCTGATCGATCAATGTATTTGTCGCTGCTTTCTACGATTTTAAGTCTAGAATTTTCAAGTTTAAGGTGATTTTTAGGCAAGAGATGAATTCCATCACGGACAAATGGTGCGACTTTAAACGAGATCCAATCGTCAGGACACTGACAAATGAGAACGTTCTGTGAAATTGCTGCGTGACAACGTTAGACCACGCACTGCTTCTATGACAAAAGACATCATAATGAGTCCTGTGTGGGACGTCTTGCAGCAGGTAACTTACTCTAGACATTACTACGGTGGATTACTACCTGTTCCGATCGATGCAACACTTGTAACACGCCTTATCCTATACCCACTTCTAATTAGCGAGCGAGGCACAAAAATGACTCGAAGATTGGATCTTGTAAAAACACGGTATTTTTCCACGATGGAATTTATTACTCGTTTGATAAACGGCATAACGTTTTAGAAAAGAAGGGCGAACGTTTCGACCGAATAACTTGCtgtatttttcattaaataaacTCCGAAGAATGTGAGTTATTCGCTTGTACATCCAATATTTTAAGCAAGAAGATTATAATTCTTAAAACAGATATTGAGATCAATGTGGAATAGTCGATGTCTCGTACGCTCTTATTTTAATATCTGGAGAAGctattttaaagaaattatcaAACACATTTTACATTTTGTACCACTTTATCCTCAACAAATTAAAAAGCTGACTTCTCTTGTAACTTTCATTCTTTTTCTCTATacttttcttatatatatatagactcGTGGTGCACTAGGTTCTAACATTTAGGTCAGAGCTGTATTTATCATAGAATGTACAAATCCGTGAACGAGATAGAACCGCGAACAAGCATcgggaaaaataaaatatgcggtattatataattataataacacGATCTAAGATTTTCACACAGTGCTGTGGATAAGTGGAATCGTTGAATTAGTATTATAGCCCGAAATAATGTGGTTTTGATCGAAAAAGTAGGACACCGGTATACGATAATATTCTTTTCTCTTGGAAAACTGCGTTTTAGAAGAAATCGATATTGAAAGTTCGTTTACTATATGCGCCTTTCCGTGACCTCATTTACGCCTTGGTTCAACAAACATCGCTTCGAATTATTTGCGTTTCCCACATTAAATAACGAGGAACAAACAGTGGGACGAAAACGTTTGTTgctaaaaaattgtaatatgtAAATTAGTGGAAATGACTTGGTTTTCTGCCAGCGTAATTCCACCTTTACtttctaaaatatattttgtattcgTAAATGTTCGATCGTGGAAGCTCGATATAGCATTTGAATTCAATACCttaaattttcctcttcttaagctataatgtataattataatttcctTGTGGCGCATAACAGAGATTCAGTGTAACACCGTAAATAAAAATACACTAATTTAAGTTCGGAGAACTAATTAAAAAGGGATTTTCGTGTAACAACAATAAAGTCAAATCTTCGTTTGATTATTTGCTTATAATATTCGtccaatttatataataaaataaattttcctttAAAACCTTAGAACTTTCTAATTTTTCGTGTCTTTCTTTCTTCAAAAATAGGTACAACCCTACTTTGAAAAAGTTTCTCGACTTTTGCCTACAACGATGACTACATTGTCAAAGATAATCACAAGGCTTTTACGATATACAATAAACAATAACATACATTTGTCCTTTAAGGCTATCTATTTACATCTCAAAAAGGTCAATGTAATAATAACAAGGACACGTTGAGTATAAAGTATTAAAGaactattaggtaataatgaTAACCTGTTAAacataatattttgtaaagttatatacaaagTAGGTAAAAATTATTCGACCTACTTGTAATGCGATTCAATAGAATTGCAGAAGACGAATTCGCAGGTGACTTTTATGTCGTTCCGCTTGACTGAGAATGTATAGTCTGAAGGCGGAAAGGAGTTGGGAAAGCAGTCTAACGCAGAGAAAGTTACGCGGTCTTGAGAAACTTTTCCCACGAGATTCACTTTCGACGTCTTTAATAAAACCTTTCATCATTGCTAATTTAATCAAAAACTCTAggctaattaaaatattaacgaGCTGAGCATCGCAGCATTTTGTTTCGACTCTACGCATTATGTTTTTGCGCTTTATATTCTGCGGATATCATCGATCAAtctgaaaatataatattaaaaatgttctcATTGTATCATACGTACAATGAtaaagttataaataaatataatttacgttATTATAATATAACCATGAAACATTTCAGCAGAAAGTCCGGAACAATTTAATagtgtacaaatattttaattatttatgatgaatgcgaaaggaacttaaGGTTACTAATAATTTGGAACTTGCGCGTTATctattttgtaaattaaataaattctatatcaaCGTTGTAATTTATGATACAAGAAAATGTAcatttcttaatttaatttctgCTAATTGAATTCATAACAAAATGTAACAATCAACAAACATTTTTCTTAATTG
The Bombus affinis isolate iyBomAffi1 chromosome 2, iyBomAffi1.2, whole genome shotgun sequence genome window above contains:
- the LOC126928894 gene encoding uncharacterized protein LOC126928894, which translates into the protein MSRICCNFTTLLLAILLVTTYTTSLQHRIVVEDLDYNHYNEHQNFQPTVKFDRPIVVKAFEKPKNQQDFSKIPGIPGVDFPLYHTVPPTSFSCAHVPFVPGMYANVETGCQAYHICHDGREGHQGASFLCTNGTLFNQREFACDWWYNVNCADAPALYRLNLDPLKNPYIPEERKEIIRKQNMRIVVY
- the LOC126928892 gene encoding uncharacterized protein LOC126928892, with the protein product MWLLILAGLLTVSGAEEAISNTAEKAKTSSDNAGDIVMLEIDVKEPVKRSPITATAEYGAPANQYILQSADDTQELPPEYLSVLQQYAQEGPQHQAPPPPRRVQPAYAKQQQALQQAYYNYRKPTVVPPRPRPQLHPQALAQAEITADIQAQVDAQTRTDAIRTARLGSKASDVPVYQTSYAQPKLGTFEQELLQLVSANQAQEFKLLPTQPKGSTSAYSQQLVSYPAQYAKPTVAAAQLPEQYHIETSPPRYHQPRPQPQPQPQPAPAYQSVEEPAHYQAAQPAEAYNQSPQYDYIDDDSYRKALEQAQAQAQAQAEAQALSFQKIAQAAYKKHHQDALAHMRLTNERYRQQSALEQIQQGAQVSDAGRSHLQEQLHPKGAEAAYRAKLKAQIAAEAAEARKLQQAQEFKAHADAIRKLEAQQQAHLKVQEEVHNYALNFEKNQARAQAIAQAQAEALYKSQLQARNQVKGEILAISKGQVQGKKVDPDSSVYHYTLSTTTALPFLHNSYFTNDQLQKYQTSGSSYVPRSVPKSDDASPVIEAASAHVQPVITQPRQTHKLKLPSSSQSVYVSESGLLKKSPIKSVTIEEVTAQPDQIAVHPSSAAKARALTEEDLSALINAGYTVTPVTQPGKTIQQIYATDNTSADNNPYYTKKQKAPLARSEYVTYEEVIQRPRKLVRKNRPILKHSEKEGDLSEKVTYLVPLEPAFGTRQPPLKHEE